A single genomic interval of Flavobacterium sp. N2820 harbors:
- the rpsF gene encoding 30S ribosomal protein S6, producing MNHYETVFILNPVLSEQQVKETVSKFEDFLTSKGSEMVSKEDWGLKKLAYEIQHKKSGFYHLFEFKAPAEIIIAFETEFRRDERVMRFLTVSLDKHAISWAERRRAKLKSKTN from the coding sequence ATGAATCATTATGAAACTGTTTTCATCTTGAATCCCGTTTTATCTGAGCAACAGGTAAAGGAAACAGTAAGCAAGTTTGAAGATTTTCTTACTTCTAAAGGGTCTGAGATGGTATCGAAAGAAGATTGGGGCTTAAAAAAATTAGCTTACGAAATTCAACACAAGAAAAGTGGATTTTACCACTTATTCGAATTCAAAGCACCAGCTGAAATTATTATTGCATTTGAAACTGAATTCCGTCGTGATGAGCGTGTTATGCGTTTCTTAACAGTGTCTTTAGACAAACATGCAATTTCTTGGGCAGAGAGAAGAAGAGCAAAATTAAAATCTAAAACAAACTAA
- the rpsR gene encoding 30S ribosomal protein S18, whose product MSTLEQSAKGKKDGDIRYLTPLNIDTNKTKKYCRFKKSGIKYIDYKDADFLLKFVNEQGKILPRRLTGTSLKYQRKVSVAVKRARHLALMPYVADLLK is encoded by the coding sequence ATGTCTACATTAGAGCAATCTGCAAAAGGTAAAAAAGACGGAGATATTAGATATCTTACGCCTTTAAATATTGATACAAACAAAACTAAAAAATACTGTCGTTTCAAAAAATCAGGTATCAAATATATCGATTATAAAGACGCAGACTTTTTATTGAAATTTGTTAACGAGCAAGGTAAAATTTTACCAAGACGTTTAACAGGTACTTCATTAAAATACCAAAGAAAAGTTTCTGTAGCTGTTAAAAGAGCTCGTCACTTAGCTTTAATGCCATACGTGGCCGATTTATTAAAATAA
- the rplI gene encoding 50S ribosomal protein L9 encodes MELILKQDVQNLGFKDDVVTVKNGYGRNFLIPQGAAILATPSAKKVLAENLKQKAHKEAKIVDDAKKLAEALKALDIKITAKAGGDKLFGSVTNANIVEALEANGHSIDRKFITSGVVKRVGKYTANVRLHRDVIVELPYEIVGEKA; translated from the coding sequence ATGGAACTTATCTTAAAACAAGACGTTCAAAATTTAGGATTTAAAGATGATGTAGTAACTGTGAAAAACGGATACGGACGTAACTTCTTAATTCCTCAAGGTGCTGCTATTTTAGCTACTCCTTCTGCTAAAAAAGTTTTAGCTGAAAACCTTAAGCAAAAAGCACACAAAGAAGCTAAAATTGTAGACGACGCTAAGAAATTAGCTGAGGCTTTAAAAGCTTTAGATATCAAAATTACTGCTAAAGCAGGTGGTGATAAATTGTTTGGTTCAGTTACTAACGCTAACATTGTTGAAGCATTAGAAGCTAACGGTCACTCAATTGATAGAAAATTCATCACAAGTGGAGTAGTAAAACGTGTAGGTAAATATACTGCAAACGTAAGATTACACAGAGATGTTATCGTTGAATTACCTTACGAAATCGTAGGCGAAAAAGCATAA
- a CDS encoding DUF6495 family protein, producing the protein MKYARLTKEQLEELHPEFITFLATQSIDKKEWDEIKQNKPHIAEQEIDVFSDMIWEKALTNVTHIDHFSKNYIFLFKCMQNAVFSFVIKTNNPQIDFVSADGIHWLSENLFSDDVEITRGKKDLSENRNESLFEIIKQGGIISKGELFTKLDSLINQ; encoded by the coding sequence ATGAAGTACGCAAGATTAACCAAAGAGCAATTAGAAGAATTGCATCCCGAATTTATTACTTTTTTAGCCACACAATCGATAGATAAAAAGGAATGGGATGAAATCAAACAAAATAAACCACACATTGCCGAACAAGAGATTGATGTTTTTTCTGATATGATTTGGGAAAAAGCACTGACGAATGTCACGCACATTGATCATTTTTCTAAAAACTACATTTTTCTTTTTAAATGTATGCAAAATGCGGTTTTTTCTTTCGTAATTAAAACCAATAATCCACAAATTGATTTTGTTTCTGCCGATGGAATTCATTGGTTATCTGAAAATTTGTTTTCCGATGATGTAGAAATTACAAGAGGTAAAAAAGACTTGTCAGAAAACAGAAATGAATCGTTGTTTGAAATCATAAAGCAAGGTGGAATTATTAGCAAAGGAGAATTGTTTACCAAATTAGACAGCCTAATCAATCAGTAA
- the ligA gene encoding NAD-dependent DNA ligase LigA encodes MNVLDTIKNLRDELNQHNYSYYVLDKPTISDFEFDQKLKQLQDLEAQHPDFFDENSPTQRVGGMVTKNFETIKHEYRMYSLDNSYSIEDLQDWETRIQKVLGDVPMEYTCELKYDGASISISYENGRLVRAVTRGDGFQGDDVTNNIKTIKAVPIHLKGDFPDKFDIRGEIILPFAGFEKMNQELIEIGETPYSNPRNTASGSLKLQDSAEVAKRPLDCLLYFVIGNNLPFKTQFEGLQKARDWGFKVPTQSKLAKNLNEVFEYINYWDKHRHDLPYETDGVVIKVNNLQHQDELGFTAKSPRWAMAYKFKAEQVTTKLNSISYQVGRTGAITPVANLEPVQLAGTIVKRASLHNADQIEKLDIRIGDEVFVEKGGEIIPKIIAVAKRGNQIEPTRYITHCPECETELVRTEGEANHFCPNFYGCPPQIIGRIQHFITRKAMDIDGLGGETVALLFNAGLITNYADLYELKKEQIIPLERMAEKSAENLINGIEKSKTIPFERVLYALGIRYVGETVAKKLAKHYKSIDSIAQASIMDLILVDEIGDKIAQSVVQFFENQENITIIDRLKQYGVQLESGADDVLLSDKLKGKTFVVSGVFEIYSRDELKKAIEDNGGKVGSSISSKTDFVIAGDNMGPSKLEKANQLKITIISEIDFKNMIDG; translated from the coding sequence ATGAACGTTTTAGATACTATTAAAAATTTAAGAGACGAATTAAATCAGCATAATTACAGCTATTATGTATTGGATAAACCCACAATTTCTGATTTTGAATTTGATCAAAAGCTAAAACAATTACAAGATTTAGAAGCGCAACATCCTGATTTTTTTGATGAAAATTCACCAACTCAACGAGTAGGAGGAATGGTGACCAAAAATTTTGAAACCATAAAACACGAATATCGCATGTATTCGTTGGATAATTCCTATTCAATCGAAGATTTGCAAGATTGGGAAACCCGAATTCAAAAGGTTTTAGGCGATGTTCCAATGGAATATACTTGCGAGTTAAAATACGATGGTGCTTCGATTAGTATCTCATATGAAAATGGTCGTTTAGTGCGTGCTGTAACGCGTGGCGATGGTTTTCAAGGCGATGATGTAACCAATAACATCAAAACCATTAAGGCTGTTCCTATTCATTTAAAAGGTGATTTTCCTGATAAATTTGACATTCGTGGCGAAATTATTCTTCCGTTTGCCGGATTTGAAAAAATGAATCAAGAATTAATTGAAATTGGTGAAACACCTTATTCAAACCCAAGAAATACCGCTTCAGGAAGTTTAAAGTTACAGGACAGTGCTGAAGTGGCAAAACGTCCTTTAGATTGTTTATTATACTTTGTGATTGGGAATAATTTACCATTTAAAACGCAATTTGAAGGCTTACAAAAAGCAAGAGATTGGGGATTTAAAGTACCAACACAATCTAAATTAGCAAAAAATCTTAATGAAGTTTTTGAATACATTAATTATTGGGACAAACACCGTCATGATTTGCCTTATGAAACAGATGGAGTAGTAATTAAAGTCAATAACTTGCAACATCAAGATGAATTAGGTTTTACTGCAAAATCGCCACGTTGGGCGATGGCATATAAGTTTAAAGCCGAACAAGTAACTACGAAATTAAACTCGATTTCATATCAAGTTGGGCGAACAGGTGCTATTACTCCAGTTGCGAATTTAGAACCCGTACAATTGGCGGGTACAATTGTAAAACGTGCGTCATTACACAATGCCGACCAAATTGAAAAGTTAGATATTAGAATTGGTGATGAAGTTTTTGTTGAAAAAGGTGGAGAAATTATTCCAAAGATTATCGCAGTTGCCAAAAGAGGAAATCAAATTGAGCCCACAAGATACATTACGCATTGTCCTGAATGTGAAACAGAATTAGTTAGAACTGAAGGAGAAGCCAATCATTTTTGTCCTAATTTTTACGGTTGTCCACCTCAGATTATAGGAAGAATTCAGCATTTTATTACCCGAAAAGCCATGGATATTGATGGTTTGGGTGGTGAAACGGTTGCTTTATTGTTTAATGCTGGTTTGATTACCAATTATGCGGATTTGTATGAACTGAAAAAAGAGCAAATCATTCCTTTAGAACGAATGGCTGAGAAATCTGCCGAAAATTTAATCAACGGAATTGAAAAATCAAAAACGATTCCTTTTGAACGTGTTTTGTATGCGTTAGGGATTCGTTATGTGGGTGAAACTGTTGCCAAAAAACTAGCCAAACATTACAAATCAATAGATTCGATTGCACAAGCCAGCATAATGGATTTGATTTTGGTAGATGAAATTGGAGATAAAATTGCACAAAGTGTGGTTCAATTTTTTGAAAATCAAGAAAATATAACTATCATTGACCGATTAAAGCAATATGGTGTTCAATTAGAATCGGGAGCAGACGATGTTTTACTCTCTGATAAGTTAAAAGGAAAAACCTTTGTGGTTTCTGGTGTTTTTGAAATTTATTCAAGAGACGAACTCAAAAAAGCAATAGAAGATAACGGTGGAAAAGTAGGAAGTTCTATTTCATCAAAAACAGATTTTGTGATTGCTGGAGATAATATGGGACCATCAAAACTAGAGAAAGCGAATCAATTAAAAATTACAATAATATCAGAAATAGATTTTAAAAATATGATAGATGGCTAA
- a CDS encoding bifunctional metallophosphatase/5'-nucleotidase yields MKRRDFIQKTAASSVVLGLSNIGISTIISPETKKITILHTNDVHSHIDPFPADHPRNANMGGAARRAALIESIRKEEENVLLLDAGDIFQGTPYFNYYGGELEFKLMSMMQYDLATMGNHDFDNGIDGFYAQLPHAKFEFVSANYDFKNTILNDIVKPYKIFNKDGIKIGIFGLGVELDGLVDKKLYKETVYNHPIEVAQDMTRILKEEQKCDLVICLSHLGFSYKNEPYKVSDLELAKKTKNIDLIIGGHTHTFLDKPVVEKNSEGKDVLINQVGCYGINLGKIDFYFSKDKAVKNSGKNIMV; encoded by the coding sequence ATGAAAAGAAGAGATTTTATCCAAAAAACCGCTGCAAGCTCTGTAGTATTAGGGTTAAGTAATATAGGAATTAGTACTATTATTTCACCAGAAACCAAAAAAATTACAATTCTTCACACAAATGATGTACATAGTCATATAGATCCTTTTCCAGCAGATCATCCCCGAAATGCCAATATGGGTGGCGCTGCCCGAAGAGCGGCTTTAATTGAAAGTATTAGAAAAGAGGAAGAAAATGTATTGTTGTTAGATGCTGGCGATATTTTTCAAGGAACACCTTACTTTAATTACTATGGTGGTGAATTGGAATTCAAATTGATGAGCATGATGCAATATGATTTAGCCACTATGGGAAACCATGATTTTGATAACGGAATTGATGGCTTTTATGCGCAATTACCCCATGCAAAATTTGAATTTGTATCTGCTAATTACGATTTTAAAAACACGATTTTAAACGATATTGTAAAACCTTACAAGATTTTCAATAAAGACGGAATCAAGATTGGAATTTTTGGCTTAGGTGTTGAACTGGATGGCTTAGTTGATAAAAAACTATACAAAGAAACCGTTTACAACCACCCTATTGAAGTGGCACAAGATATGACAAGAATTCTAAAAGAAGAACAAAAATGTGATTTGGTTATTTGTCTTTCTCACTTAGGATTTTCCTATAAAAACGAACCTTACAAAGTTTCCGATTTGGAATTAGCTAAAAAAACAAAAAATATTGATTTAATTATCGGTGGCCACACACATACTTTTTTAGACAAACCTGTGGTTGAAAAAAACAGCGAAGGCAAAGATGTTTTAATCAATCAAGTGGGATGTTATGGTATTAATTTAGGTAAAATTGATTTTTATTTTTCTAAGGATAAAGCGGTGAAAAATAGTGGTAAAAATATTATGGTGTAA
- a CDS encoding 5'-nucleotidase, with translation MMVNVKKNTISFRYFVILLTFSCFFSCKTNEYYNYKVEGKKIGVTAEKGENTQIESYIAPYREHIKKDLDNVLAYSPETLDKSKGKWQTTIGNLLAQVVFDFGNPIFQKRENKSIDICLLNHGGIRSIIPQGNVTTRTAFEVMPFENSLIVVGLKGSKVKEMATYLMTEKKPHPLYGIKIFVNKDNLNVNRIEINGKPVEDDKIYYVATSDYLSNGGDNMTFFKESDLKFDMDYKLRNMLIDYFKKADTLPVITDEKIILE, from the coding sequence ATGATGGTAAATGTAAAAAAGAATACGATATCTTTTCGTTATTTTGTTATATTATTAACATTTAGTTGCTTCTTTTCGTGTAAAACTAATGAATATTATAATTATAAAGTTGAAGGTAAGAAAATTGGAGTAACTGCCGAAAAAGGAGAAAACACTCAAATCGAAAGCTATATTGCTCCCTATCGGGAACACATCAAGAAAGATTTAGATAATGTTTTAGCATATTCTCCTGAAACGTTAGATAAAAGTAAAGGTAAATGGCAAACCACTATTGGTAATTTATTAGCGCAAGTTGTTTTTGATTTTGGCAATCCAATTTTTCAAAAAAGAGAAAATAAATCCATCGATATATGCCTTTTAAATCATGGTGGTATTCGCTCCATTATTCCACAAGGAAATGTAACTACTCGGACTGCTTTTGAAGTGATGCCTTTTGAAAATAGCCTGATTGTTGTAGGATTAAAAGGTAGTAAGGTCAAAGAAATGGCTACTTATTTAATGACCGAAAAAAAGCCACACCCTCTTTATGGAATCAAAATTTTTGTAAATAAAGATAATTTGAATGTTAACCGAATTGAAATCAACGGAAAACCTGTTGAAGACGATAAAATATATTATGTTGCAACATCTGATTATCTTTCAAATGGCGGTGATAATATGACTTTTTTCAAGGAAAGTGACCTGAAATTTGATATGGATTACAAGTTGCGAAATATGCTGATTGACTATTTCAAAAAAGCAGATACATTACCTGTAATTACTGATGAAAAAATTATTTTAGAATAA
- a CDS encoding DUF6913 domain-containing protein, giving the protein MFYKILKNFFLKKNVTKRLQNQQPILEQQKIETIGLLVDETYFSKTASLVEAILSQGFRKEQITILVYKDKIKSKEVISEPFLSLKNISLSGEINKAEVVDFLEKPFDLLINYYDVNKYGILLLSIKSKANFKVGFDTVDKRVNHFIIKELVDNYKEFTSELFKYLKILNKI; this is encoded by the coding sequence ATGTTTTATAAGATTTTAAAGAATTTTTTTCTAAAAAAAAACGTTACTAAAAGGTTACAAAATCAGCAGCCCATTTTAGAACAGCAAAAAATAGAAACAATTGGATTGCTAGTTGATGAAACTTATTTTTCAAAGACAGCGAGCTTGGTAGAAGCTATTTTAAGTCAAGGTTTTAGAAAAGAGCAAATTACAATTTTAGTTTATAAAGATAAAATCAAATCAAAAGAAGTGATTAGCGAACCTTTCTTGTCGTTAAAAAACATTTCGCTTTCTGGAGAAATTAACAAGGCAGAAGTGGTCGACTTTTTAGAAAAACCATTTGACTTGTTGATCAACTATTATGACGTAAATAAATATGGAATTTTACTTTTATCTATTAAATCTAAGGCAAATTTTAAGGTAGGATTTGATACCGTGGATAAAAGAGTAAATCATTTTATTATCAAAGAATTAGTTGATAACTACAAAGAATTTACATCGGAATTATTCAAATATTTAAAAATTTTAAACAAAATATAA
- the dapA gene encoding 4-hydroxy-tetrahydrodipicolinate synthase, which produces MQSFIGTGVALVTPFKKDFSVDVEALTRIVNHVIDGGVEYLVVLGTTAETATLSQDEKELVIDTIVKANEGRLPLVLGVGGNNTMKVVEELKTRNFSNFSAILSVSPYYNKPTQEGIYQHFKAVAEASPIPVIVYNVPGRTASNMLPSTVIRLANDFKNIIGIKEAAGDIVQAMKLIQNKPEGFLVISGDDMITLPMVLAGGAGVISVIGEGFPKEFSEMVRLGLQRKVDEAYKLHYLLADSIDMIFEQGNPGGIKEVFKSLGLSENTMRLPLVNVNEDLALRLHNFTKKLS; this is translated from the coding sequence ATGCAATCATTTATAGGAACTGGTGTTGCACTTGTTACGCCATTTAAAAAAGATTTTTCGGTTGATGTTGAGGCCTTAACAAGAATTGTAAATCATGTAATTGATGGAGGAGTTGAATATCTTGTGGTTTTAGGAACCACTGCAGAAACGGCAACACTTTCTCAAGATGAAAAGGAATTAGTAATTGATACAATTGTTAAAGCTAATGAAGGAAGATTGCCTTTGGTTTTAGGTGTTGGTGGAAATAACACCATGAAAGTTGTTGAAGAATTAAAAACTAGAAATTTTTCTAATTTTTCTGCAATTTTATCGGTTTCTCCTTACTATAATAAACCTACACAAGAGGGTATTTATCAGCATTTTAAAGCGGTTGCCGAAGCATCTCCAATTCCCGTAATTGTGTATAATGTTCCCGGAAGAACGGCAAGCAATATGTTGCCATCAACCGTAATTAGATTAGCAAATGATTTTAAAAACATCATCGGAATTAAAGAAGCTGCTGGCGATATTGTTCAAGCAATGAAATTAATTCAAAATAAACCAGAAGGGTTTTTAGTAATTTCTGGGGATGATATGATTACTTTACCAATGGTTTTAGCGGGTGGAGCAGGAGTAATTTCTGTAATTGGCGAAGGTTTTCCAAAAGAATTTTCAGAAATGGTGCGTTTAGGTTTACAGCGAAAGGTTGACGAAGCTTATAAATTGCACTATCTTTTAGCAGACAGTATTGATATGATTTTCGAACAAGGAAATCCAGGAGGAATTAAAGAAGTGTTTAAATCATTAGGCTTATCAGAAAATACAATGCGATTACCTTTAGTAAATGTAAATGAAGATTTAGCTTTAAGATTGCATAATTTCACCAAAAAATTAAGTTAA
- a CDS encoding outer membrane protein assembly factor BamD — MNKIFSFLLVSILLASCSQYQKALKSDDVAVKSEAANQMYETGKYIKAIRLYEQIAPAYKGKPSAERMFFLYSNSLYKSEQYYLAGYQFENFVATYPKSEKREEAAFLAAECFYRLSPIYSLDQVDTQKALDKLQRFIDIYPNSQYLEKANVYVKELREKQEKKAFEIAKQYNTISDFKGALKAFDNFIADYPGTPFKEQALYYRLDSAYKLAINSIESKKQERLAYAKSTHSSLMKFNSATEYKEKADEMLAEIEKELQQFSK; from the coding sequence ATGAATAAAATTTTTAGTTTCCTTCTTGTTTCAATTTTGTTGGCATCTTGCAGTCAATATCAAAAAGCTTTAAAGTCTGATGATGTAGCTGTAAAAAGTGAAGCCGCAAATCAAATGTATGAAACAGGAAAATACATAAAAGCAATACGTTTGTATGAGCAAATAGCTCCGGCATACAAAGGTAAGCCAAGTGCAGAGCGTATGTTTTTCTTGTATTCTAATTCGTTATATAAATCTGAACAATACTATTTAGCGGGGTATCAATTTGAAAATTTTGTAGCGACTTATCCAAAAAGTGAAAAAAGAGAAGAAGCAGCGTTTTTAGCGGCAGAATGTTTTTACAGATTGTCACCAATTTATAGTTTAGACCAAGTTGATACTCAAAAAGCGTTGGATAAATTACAACGTTTTATTGATATATATCCAAATTCTCAATACTTAGAAAAAGCAAATGTTTATGTTAAAGAGTTAAGAGAAAAACAAGAAAAGAAAGCGTTTGAAATTGCAAAGCAATACAATACAATTTCTGATTTTAAAGGCGCGTTGAAAGCTTTTGATAATTTTATTGCGGATTACCCAGGAACGCCTTTTAAAGAACAAGCATTATATTATAGATTAGATTCGGCATACAAATTAGCAATCAATAGTATTGAGTCTAAGAAACAAGAACGTTTAGCTTATGCTAAATCTACTCACAGCAGTTTGATGAAATTCAACAGTGCAACAGAGTACAAAGAAAAAGCTGATGAAATGTTAGCTGAAATCGAAAAAGAATTACAACAATTTTCTAAATAA
- a CDS encoding DNA-directed RNA polymerase subunit omega: MDLKKTNAPVNTVTYNKSKLEEPTGNIYEAITIMAKRANQINTEIKKELIEKLEEFATYNDSLEEVFENKEQIEVSKFYEKLPKPHALAVQEWEEGKIYYRDSK; the protein is encoded by the coding sequence ATGGATTTAAAGAAAACAAATGCTCCTGTAAACACTGTTACTTACAATAAAAGTAAATTAGAAGAGCCTACTGGAAACATTTATGAAGCGATAACTATCATGGCTAAACGCGCTAATCAAATTAATACCGAAATTAAAAAGGAATTAATTGAGAAATTAGAAGAATTTGCTACATACAACGATAGTTTAGAAGAAGTTTTTGAAAACAAAGAGCAAATTGAAGTTTCAAAATTCTATGAAAAATTACCAAAACCTCACGCTTTAGCAGTACAAGAGTGGGAAGAAGGTAAAATCTACTACAGAGACTCTAAATAA
- the coaBC gene encoding bifunctional phosphopantothenoylcysteine decarboxylase/phosphopantothenate--cysteine ligase CoaBC, whose amino-acid sequence MSVLSGKKILLGISGGIAAYKTANLVRLFIKAGAQVQVVMSPASLHFVTPLTLATLSKKPVYSTFYNEEESTGEWNNHVELGLWADLMLIAPATANTLSKMANGNCDNLLIATYLSAKCPVYFAPAMDLDMYKHPSTLDSFHKLKSFGNIIIPAETGELASGLSGEGRMAEPENIIAFLENDVLEKLPLKGKKILVTAGPTYEAIDPVRFIGNHSSGKMGFDIANQAANKGAEVILISGPTHFKIDNPLINLVRVTSAQEMYDACHTYYDKVDVAIAAAAVADYKPKNVAHQKIKKNDATFTIELAKTKDILASLGTIKKNQFLIGFALETENEIEHAKLKIQKKNLDLIVLNSLNDEGAGFGKSTNKVTFIDKNFQIEPMDLKSKEAVALDIINKIIQHYDA is encoded by the coding sequence ATGTCTGTTTTAAGCGGTAAAAAAATCTTGCTAGGTATATCTGGTGGTATAGCTGCTTACAAAACAGCCAATTTGGTTAGACTTTTTATAAAAGCAGGTGCACAAGTACAAGTTGTAATGTCGCCTGCTTCTTTGCATTTTGTTACACCACTAACTTTAGCAACACTTTCTAAAAAGCCGGTGTATTCTACTTTTTATAATGAAGAAGAAAGTACTGGGGAATGGAATAATCACGTAGAATTAGGGCTTTGGGCAGATTTAATGCTAATAGCACCTGCAACTGCTAATACATTATCTAAAATGGCAAATGGCAATTGTGATAATTTACTTATTGCTACCTATTTATCCGCCAAATGTCCTGTTTATTTTGCGCCAGCAATGGATTTGGATATGTACAAACATCCTTCAACTTTAGATAGTTTTCACAAGCTTAAATCATTTGGAAACATTATTATTCCTGCCGAAACTGGTGAGTTAGCAAGTGGTTTATCTGGAGAAGGTAGAATGGCGGAACCAGAAAACATTATTGCCTTTTTAGAAAATGATGTTTTAGAAAAATTACCTTTAAAAGGGAAAAAAATATTAGTCACCGCAGGTCCTACTTATGAAGCAATTGATCCTGTGCGATTTATTGGGAATCATTCTTCTGGTAAAATGGGATTTGATATAGCTAATCAAGCAGCTAATAAAGGGGCAGAAGTAATCCTAATTTCTGGACCAACTCACTTTAAAATAGACAATCCCCTAATTAACCTTGTAAGAGTTACTTCTGCACAGGAAATGTATGATGCATGCCATACGTATTATGATAAAGTTGATGTTGCAATAGCAGCTGCAGCAGTTGCCGATTATAAACCTAAAAATGTTGCCCATCAGAAAATAAAAAAGAATGATGCAACGTTTACTATAGAGTTAGCAAAAACAAAAGACATCTTAGCCTCGCTAGGAACAATCAAGAAAAATCAGTTTTTAATTGGATTTGCATTGGAAACAGAAAATGAAATTGAACATGCAAAGCTTAAAATTCAGAAAAAAAACTTAGATTTGATAGTTTTAAATTCATTAAATGATGAAGGTGCTGGTTTTGGAAAATCGACCAACAAAGTTACTTTTATTGATAAAAATTTTCAAATTGAACCAATGGATTTAAAATCAAAAGAAGCAGTTGCTTTAGATATTATTAATAAAATCATCCAACATTATGATGCGTAA
- a CDS encoding DUF4835 family protein: MMRNLFLLLVFLYTNVALSQELRATVSVNYNQVNNGNPQLFKNLEKQVTEFLNNTKWTENEVKDIEKIDCNFFINVTSYGSNNFEATLQVQASRPVFNSTMSSPILNINDKNFVFRFIEFENMIYDANNFTSNLVSVLAFYSNLIIGIEMDSFSKLGGTDYLEVAANIVNVAQSSGFKGWSQAESGNNNRNFLISDMLSNTFEPFRTAMYVYHREGMDKMSENVLKGKEGVAKSLELLSEIQKIRPNSLITRTFFDIKSDEIVSIFSGGPKMNVSQLVETLNKISPLNSQKWNKIR; encoded by the coding sequence ATGATGCGTAATCTATTTTTACTTTTAGTCTTTTTATATACTAATGTTGCTCTTTCTCAAGAGTTACGTGCAACGGTATCAGTAAATTACAATCAAGTAAATAACGGAAATCCGCAGTTATTCAAAAATTTAGAAAAACAAGTTACCGAATTTTTGAATAATACTAAATGGACAGAAAACGAAGTAAAAGATATAGAAAAAATAGATTGCAATTTTTTTATAAATGTTACTTCTTATGGTTCAAATAATTTTGAAGCTACATTGCAAGTGCAAGCATCTAGACCTGTTTTTAATTCAACCATGTCAAGTCCAATTTTAAATATAAATGACAAAAATTTTGTTTTTCGATTTATTGAATTTGAAAATATGATTTATGATGCTAATAATTTTACCTCAAATTTAGTATCGGTTTTGGCTTTTTATTCTAATTTAATTATCGGTATTGAAATGGATTCATTTTCAAAACTCGGAGGAACAGATTATTTAGAAGTAGCGGCTAATATTGTAAATGTTGCTCAATCTAGTGGTTTTAAAGGTTGGAGTCAAGCAGAAAGTGGAAATAATAATAGAAATTTTTTAATTTCAGATATGCTTTCTAATACATTTGAACCCTTTAGAACAGCAATGTATGTGTACCACAGAGAAGGTATGGATAAAATGTCGGAAAATGTTTTAAAAGGAAAAGAAGGGGTTGCTAAATCATTAGAACTACTTTCCGAAATTCAAAAAATAAGACCAAATTCATTGATTACAAGAACATTTTTTGATATTAAATCAGATGAAATTGTTTCTATTTTTTCTGGCGGACCAAAAATGAATGTATCACAACTTGTAGAAACATTAAATAAGATTTCGCCTTTAAATTCTCAAAAATGGAATAAAATAAGATAA